In Spirochaetota bacterium, the following are encoded in one genomic region:
- a CDS encoding menaquinol oxidoreductase, translated as MMIAFAITVVSAIAFAAWIGAGQGLQSVMGIALPYAGLSLFLAGMLYRVIRWVKTPVPFNISVTCGQQRSLPWVRPEPLDNPHNSLYTSARMLVETFLFRSLFRNTRAGRNGAVIVYGSDKWLWLGSMAFHWMLLVISVRHLRLFIEPVPAWIDAFQQVDGIFSLGLPPLLISNVIIAAALAYLFMRRVVNRKIASLSLFQDYFLLALVAAVVLSGMYVRYFGRVDLLAVKQFAIGLLSFQPVLPAGAAPFFYMHVVLVSVLAAAIPASKIVHLAGIFFSPTRNSAADSRRRRHVNPWNPPVAVHTYEEWEDEFRDRLVKSGYAVERDEHG; from the coding sequence ATGATGATAGCATTCGCCATAACCGTGGTTTCCGCAATCGCGTTCGCCGCCTGGATCGGCGCCGGGCAGGGGCTGCAATCGGTCATGGGAATCGCGCTGCCCTACGCGGGGCTGTCGCTGTTCCTGGCCGGAATGCTCTACCGGGTAATCCGCTGGGTGAAAACGCCGGTCCCCTTCAACATCTCCGTGACCTGCGGGCAGCAGCGCTCGCTTCCCTGGGTTCGCCCGGAACCGCTCGACAACCCGCACAATTCCCTGTATACCTCGGCGCGCATGCTCGTTGAGACGTTCCTGTTCCGCTCCCTGTTCCGCAACACGCGTGCCGGTCGAAACGGAGCCGTCATCGTCTACGGTTCGGATAAGTGGCTCTGGCTCGGGTCGATGGCGTTCCACTGGATGCTGCTGGTAATATCGGTCCGCCACCTGAGACTTTTCATCGAGCCGGTGCCGGCGTGGATCGACGCCTTCCAGCAGGTCGATGGAATTTTCAGCCTGGGGCTGCCCCCCCTGCTCATAAGCAATGTCATTATCGCCGCCGCGCTCGCGTACCTATTCATGCGCCGCGTCGTCAACCGTAAGATCGCGTCGCTGTCGCTCTTCCAGGATTATTTCCTGCTCGCGCTCGTCGCGGCGGTCGTGCTGTCGGGCATGTACGTGAGATATTTCGGCAGGGTCGATCTGCTCGCCGTGAAGCAATTCGCGATCGGCCTGCTTTCCTTCCAGCCGGTCCTGCCCGCGGGGGCGGCGCCGTTTTTCTACATGCATGTGGTCCTGGTTTCGGTCCTGGCCGCGGCGATCCCGGCAAGCAAGATCGTGCACCTGGCGGGGATATTCTTTTCGCCCACGCGCAACAGCGCCGCCGACAGCCGGCGCCGGCGCCACGTGAATCCCTGGAACCCGCCGGTCGCGGTGCACACCTACGAAGAATGGGAAGACGAGTTCAGGGACAGGCTCGTGAAATCAGGATACGCCGTGGAGCGTGACGAACATGGCTGA
- the dsrB gene encoding dissimilatory-type sulfite reductase subunit beta has translation MARTDIGPPDFRTMLPETIKANYGQWKHHEILRPGVMRHTALGGDALYTVRVGSPRLISVDFVRDLCTIADEWCDGFLRFTSRANVEFMTPKKENVDGIVAAAKKLGLPVGGIGDCISNVIHTQGWVHCHSAATDASGLVKAIMDELYEYFTEFRLSSKIRIAVACCINMCGAVHCSDLAVVGVHTKPPKVDNSRVPSICEIPSTIKSCPTGAIRKNPDGEGVVVNRERCMYCGNCYTVCPAMPLSDADGDGLAIFVGGKVSNARKSPMFSRLAVSFLPNNPPRWPEVTDTLKHIIEVFMAHSRKYERIGEWIERIGWERFFTLTGIEFTEDHVDDFTMATESYRSSMQFRF, from the coding sequence ATGGCACGAACCGATATAGGCCCCCCCGATTTCCGCACGATGCTCCCGGAGACGATCAAGGCGAACTACGGGCAGTGGAAGCATCACGAAATACTGCGGCCGGGCGTTATGCGCCATACGGCGCTGGGCGGCGACGCGCTCTACACCGTGAGGGTGGGCTCACCCCGCCTCATAAGCGTCGATTTCGTCCGCGATCTCTGCACCATCGCGGACGAGTGGTGCGACGGTTTTTTAAGATTCACGAGCCGCGCGAACGTGGAATTCATGACCCCTAAAAAGGAGAATGTCGACGGCATCGTCGCGGCGGCGAAAAAGCTGGGCCTGCCGGTGGGCGGTATCGGCGACTGCATCTCTAACGTCATCCACACGCAGGGCTGGGTCCACTGCCACAGCGCCGCGACCGACGCCTCCGGGCTCGTCAAGGCGATCATGGACGAGCTGTACGAATACTTCACGGAGTTCAGGCTCTCGTCGAAGATCCGCATCGCCGTGGCCTGCTGCATCAACATGTGCGGCGCCGTCCATTGCTCGGACCTCGCCGTGGTGGGGGTTCACACCAAGCCCCCCAAGGTCGACAACAGCCGGGTGCCCAGCATATGCGAGATCCCGTCGACAATCAAGTCGTGCCCCACGGGCGCGATACGCAAGAATCCTGACGGCGAAGGGGTCGTCGTGAACCGCGAGCGGTGCATGTACTGCGGCAACTGCTATACCGTGTGCCCGGCGATGCCGCTTTCGGACGCCGACGGCGACGGGCTCGCCATTTTCGTGGGCGGCAAGGTCTCGAACGCGCGCAAGTCGCCCATGTTCTCGCGGCTCGCGGTATCGTTCCTGCCCAACAACCCGCCGCGCTGGCCGGAGGTGACCGATACGCTCAAGCACATCATCGAGGTCTTCATGGCCCATTCGCGCAAGTACGAGCGTATCGGTGAATGGATCGAGCGCATCGGCTGGGAAAGATTTTTCACGCTCACGGGAATCGAATTCACCGAGGACCATGTCGACGATTTCACGATGGCGACCGAGTCGTACCGGTCGTCGATGCAGTTTCGCTTTTAG
- a CDS encoding 4Fe-4S dicluster domain-containing protein, translating to MNRTRREFIRTALERGLVVIGGTAFAALSCKDIFTDDGLKTHTGKRWGMAVDLLKCMKKESCVDCIAACHLGHNVPDIKEVKHAITWIWKDEFERVLPNVHDEYSPPAARHAGTILLCNHCANPPCVRVCPARATWKREDGIVVIDQHRCIGCRYCMAACPYGSRSFNWSDPRKFLAKERITPAYPTRTKGTVEKCEFCVERVDRGQGLLCVGACKEKALLFGDLNDPKSEVRAAMTGRTALRRKSELGTGPAVYYLL from the coding sequence ATGAACAGGACACGGAGGGAATTCATACGAACCGCGCTGGAGCGCGGGCTCGTCGTTATCGGCGGGACGGCGTTCGCGGCCCTTTCCTGCAAGGACATCTTCACGGACGACGGGCTCAAAACGCACACCGGAAAACGCTGGGGCATGGCCGTCGATCTCCTGAAGTGCATGAAAAAGGAATCCTGCGTCGATTGCATCGCGGCGTGCCACCTGGGTCACAATGTGCCCGATATAAAAGAAGTAAAGCACGCCATAACCTGGATATGGAAGGACGAATTCGAGCGCGTACTGCCGAACGTGCACGACGAATACTCCCCGCCCGCCGCGCGGCACGCCGGCACGATTCTCTTGTGCAACCACTGCGCGAATCCTCCCTGCGTGCGGGTGTGCCCGGCACGGGCCACGTGGAAGCGCGAGGATGGCATCGTCGTGATCGACCAGCATCGCTGTATCGGCTGCCGGTACTGCATGGCGGCATGCCCGTACGGCTCGCGCAGCTTCAACTGGAGCGATCCGCGTAAATTCCTGGCGAAGGAGCGCATCACACCCGCGTACCCCACCCGCACGAAGGGTACCGTCGAGAAGTGCGAATTTTGCGTCGAGCGCGTCGACCGGGGGCAGGGGCTTCTCTGCGTGGGCGCCTGCAAGGAAAAGGCGCTGCTCTTTGGCGACCTGAATGACCCGAAATCCGAAGTGCGCGCGGCGATGACGGGACGCACGGCGCTGCGCCGGAAATCCGAGCTGGGAACCGGCCCGGCCGTGTACTATCTCCTGTGA
- a CDS encoding nitrilase: MSGAIRIAMVSCRAVVGDTAGNVAEMERCLDLPDARGAHIVCFPECSLTGYLVSADAADLGETIPGPLTRKLEAVCAARGIVVIAGIVERAKSACFLTQVVAGPSGVIGAYRKIHLSARELEYFTPGGGVPLFSWKDFSFGIGLCYDAHFPELATLYALAGADIIFYPHASPPPETRDEKRARWLRYLPARAYDNGVYAAACNQSGVNGRGMAFQGVNLILDPKGRLVSESSGEGGTVASAELSREVLQRVRTSDQGFFLGGRRPDIYGGLVE; this comes from the coding sequence GTGAGCGGCGCGATCCGAATCGCCATGGTGAGCTGCCGCGCGGTCGTGGGCGACACGGCGGGGAACGTCGCCGAGATGGAGCGCTGTCTCGATTTGCCGGACGCGCGCGGGGCCCATATCGTCTGCTTTCCCGAATGCTCGCTCACCGGGTACCTCGTCTCGGCGGACGCGGCGGACCTGGGCGAAACGATTCCGGGACCGCTCACCCGAAAGCTCGAAGCGGTTTGCGCGGCGCGGGGGATCGTGGTGATCGCCGGGATCGTCGAGCGCGCGAAGAGCGCGTGTTTCCTGACACAGGTTGTCGCGGGGCCCTCCGGCGTTATCGGCGCGTATCGAAAAATTCACCTGTCGGCGCGCGAGCTCGAATATTTTACGCCGGGCGGCGGCGTGCCGCTTTTTTCCTGGAAAGATTTTTCCTTCGGCATCGGCCTGTGCTACGACGCGCACTTCCCGGAGCTCGCCACGCTCTACGCACTCGCGGGGGCCGATATTATTTTTTATCCGCACGCCTCCCCGCCGCCGGAGACGCGGGATGAAAAACGCGCGCGCTGGCTTCGCTACCTGCCGGCCCGCGCCTATGACAACGGGGTGTACGCGGCGGCCTGCAACCAGTCCGGCGTCAACGGACGCGGCATGGCGTTCCAGGGCGTCAATCTCATCCTGGACCCGAAGGGACGGCTGGTGAGCGAGTCGAGCGGGGAGGGCGGAACGGTCGCGTCCGCAGAGCTGAGCCGCGAGGTTCTCCAGCGGGTACGGACCTCGGATCAGGGATTTTTCCTGGGGGGCCGGAGGCCCGATATTTACGGCGGGCTGGTCGAATAA
- a CDS encoding cobyrinate a,c-diamide synthase, with protein MDGHPLNSFRKGIAIAGLRGGSGKTLISLGLLAAFVRRGLSIAPFKKGPDYIDPAWLSLAAGRECHNLDTYLLDERTVISSYLSRNNECTYALVEGNRGLFDGFDIEGTYSFASLAKVLGIPVVIVVDSAKSSRTAAALVRGCQVFDPDLAVRGVILNRVAGERHRSVAAGAIEKYCGIPVLGAVSRIPGLDLSERHLGLFPVQEHPDPRRSIDMVVSAMESAVDIDGIIALMDRYEYPTRSVEAGALSMERHEPETSASAPAVGVIRDSAFNFYYPENLSALTGHGARLVFIDALKDKALPDVGALYIGGGFPETHARALADNESLRNDIRAAVERGLPVYAECGGLEYLSETLEVEGTRYPMAGVFPLRFSLSKKPQGHGYTAFTVDADNPYFPRGTAVRGHEFRYSRLTESPAGIRTAFRMDRGTGLAGGRDGIMHKNVLATFCHTHALGANVAWPGNLVALARERKK; from the coding sequence TGAATTCGTTTCGTAAGGGAATAGCGATCGCCGGGCTCCGGGGCGGAAGCGGGAAGACCCTCATCTCCCTGGGTCTGCTCGCCGCGTTCGTCCGCAGGGGCCTGTCGATCGCTCCCTTTAAAAAAGGACCAGACTACATAGACCCGGCCTGGCTCTCGCTCGCCGCGGGCCGCGAGTGCCACAACCTCGACACCTACCTGCTCGATGAACGCACCGTAATTTCATCGTACCTGTCCCGCAACAATGAATGCACCTACGCGCTTGTCGAAGGAAACCGCGGTCTCTTCGATGGTTTCGATATCGAGGGCACCTATAGTTTCGCGAGCCTCGCAAAGGTGCTCGGAATTCCGGTCGTCATCGTGGTGGACAGCGCCAAGTCGAGCAGGACCGCCGCCGCGCTCGTGCGCGGCTGCCAGGTGTTCGACCCGGACCTGGCGGTGCGCGGCGTCATCCTCAACCGTGTGGCGGGCGAGCGGCACCGTTCCGTCGCGGCGGGGGCCATCGAGAAGTATTGCGGCATCCCGGTCCTGGGGGCCGTATCCCGGATCCCGGGCCTTGATCTCTCCGAGCGGCACCTGGGACTCTTCCCGGTCCAGGAGCACCCCGATCCGCGGCGCAGCATCGACATGGTCGTCTCCGCAATGGAGTCCGCGGTCGATATTGACGGCATCATCGCGCTCATGGACCGGTATGAATATCCCACTCGTTCCGTTGAGGCGGGCGCCCTTTCCATGGAGCGGCACGAACCGGAAACCTCCGCATCGGCGCCGGCGGTGGGCGTTATACGCGACAGCGCCTTCAATTTCTATTACCCTGAAAACCTTTCGGCGCTCACCGGCCACGGGGCGCGGCTCGTCTTTATCGACGCCCTGAAGGATAAAGCGCTTCCCGATGTGGGCGCCCTGTATATTGGCGGGGGCTTTCCCGAGACGCACGCCCGGGCGCTTGCCGATAACGAATCGCTGCGCAACGATATCCGCGCGGCGGTCGAGCGCGGACTGCCCGTCTACGCCGAGTGCGGCGGCCTCGAGTATCTTTCCGAAACGCTCGAGGTTGAGGGGACCCGCTACCCCATGGCGGGGGTGTTCCCGCTGCGGTTCAGCCTCTCGAAAAAACCGCAGGGCCACGGGTACACCGCCTTCACGGTGGACGCGGACAACCCGTATTTTCCCCGCGGTACCGCGGTGCGCGGGCACGAGTTCCGCTACTCGCGGCTCACCGAATCCCCTGCGGGAATTCGGACCGCGTTCAGGATGGATCGCGGCACGGGCCTGGCCGGCGGGCGCGACGGGATCATGCATAAAAACGTCCTCGCGACCTTCTGTCACACCCACGCGCTGGGCGCCAATGTCGCCTGGCCTGGAAATCTTGTCGCGCTGGCGCGGGAAAGAAAAAAGTGA
- the dsrA gene encoding dissimilatory-type sulfite reductase subunit alpha, with the protein MSTTPLLDDLEQGRWPSFVKEIKRAAEKSPAARDLLGIVELSYKEKVTHWKHGGIVGVIGYGGGVIGRYSDIPNAFPAAEQFHTVRVNHPAGWFYDTKSLRKICDIWEKQGSGITNFHGSTGDIILLGTRTENVQPCFNELSDAGFDLGGSGSCLRTPTGCVGPARCEWACFDTLDFINDVTHAFQDELHRPRWPYKFKIKASGCPNDCVAAIARSDFTLIGTWRDSIVIDNEEIKKYVAKGIDMQKDFVDRCPGSSLSFDEKTTTLTVRPEECVRCMHCVNKLTKAIKIGKQRGATILVGGKAPILKGAFLSWVLVPFIEIKPPYTEIKDLLAKIWEWWDEHGRNRERIAETIARMGLKEFLKALGIKPVPQMVKHPRSNPFVFYNR; encoded by the coding sequence ATGTCTACAACCCCGTTGTTAGACGACCTGGAGCAAGGCAGGTGGCCCAGTTTCGTTAAAGAGATCAAACGGGCGGCCGAAAAAAGCCCCGCCGCCAGGGATTTGCTCGGAATCGTCGAGCTGTCCTACAAGGAAAAAGTAACCCACTGGAAGCATGGGGGGATCGTCGGCGTCATTGGATACGGCGGGGGCGTGATCGGGCGCTATTCCGATATTCCCAACGCCTTCCCCGCCGCGGAACAGTTCCATACCGTGCGGGTGAATCACCCCGCCGGGTGGTTCTATGATACGAAATCGCTCCGCAAGATCTGCGACATATGGGAGAAACAGGGAAGCGGCATCACGAACTTCCACGGCTCCACCGGCGACATCATACTGCTGGGGACCAGGACGGAAAACGTGCAGCCCTGCTTCAACGAGCTCTCCGACGCCGGCTTCGACCTGGGCGGATCAGGCTCCTGCCTGCGGACGCCCACGGGATGCGTAGGGCCCGCGCGCTGCGAATGGGCCTGTTTCGATACGCTCGATTTCATTAACGACGTCACGCACGCCTTCCAGGACGAGCTTCACCGTCCGCGGTGGCCGTATAAATTCAAGATCAAGGCGTCCGGCTGCCCCAACGACTGCGTGGCCGCGATTGCCCGCTCCGATTTCACCCTCATAGGGACCTGGCGCGACAGCATCGTCATCGACAACGAGGAGATCAAGAAGTACGTTGCCAAGGGCATCGACATGCAGAAGGACTTCGTCGACCGCTGCCCGGGAAGCTCGCTCTCGTTCGACGAAAAGACCACGACCCTCACCGTGCGCCCCGAGGAGTGCGTGCGCTGCATGCACTGCGTCAACAAGCTCACGAAGGCCATAAAGATCGGGAAGCAGCGGGGAGCGACCATTCTGGTGGGAGGCAAGGCGCCCATCCTCAAGGGCGCGTTCCTTTCCTGGGTGCTGGTTCCGTTCATCGAGATCAAGCCGCCCTACACCGAGATCAAGGACCTTCTCGCGAAGATATGGGAATGGTGGGACGAGCACGGCAGGAACCGCGAGCGCATCGCCGAAACGATCGCGCGCATGGGCCTCAAGGAATTCCTCAAGGCGCTGGGCATCAAACCCGTCCCGCAGATGGTAAAGCATCCGCGCTCGAACCCGTTCGTATTCTACAACCGATAA
- a CDS encoding (Fe-S)-binding protein codes for MAEKYLPGDLQVIEAPSSRAWYDLPVPMKKGTYSHAGTPKHAAYLGLPNVREWQPHNEDWKLPDDWKEILLKGMRERLGKFRSFRLFMEMCVRCGACADKCHFYLGTGDPRNMPVLRAELLRSVYRGEFTLSGRLFGRLVGARRLTESVVKEWFYYFYQCTECRRCAVYCPYGIDTAEITMMGRELLNLVGVNINWIVEPASNCFRTGNHLGLQPHTIRDNIEFAVDEIKGITGVTVEPSINRKGAELLFVIPSADIFADPHIYTFYGYLMLLHELGIDYTFSAYASEGGNFGLFHSNELMKRLNAKIYAEARRLGVKWILGGECGHMWRVLHQYMDTMNGPADFLEVPASPVTGTVFENARSTKMVHVCEFTADLIHHGKVRLDPSRNDRLRVTYHDSCNPARSMGLFDEPRAIIRASCNNFFEMPEQTIREHTFCCGSGSGIGTDENLEIRLRGGLPRAQAVSHVRERHDVNTLACICAIDKATLPTLLNFWVPGVEVYGVHELVGDALVMRGESPRATTLRGEPLAEETNAGE; via the coding sequence ATGGCTGAAAAATATCTCCCCGGGGATCTGCAAGTAATAGAAGCGCCCTCTTCGCGCGCGTGGTACGACCTTCCCGTCCCCATGAAGAAGGGAACCTACAGCCACGCGGGTACGCCAAAACACGCCGCGTACCTGGGCCTGCCGAACGTGCGTGAGTGGCAGCCGCACAACGAGGACTGGAAGCTGCCGGATGACTGGAAGGAAATTTTATTGAAGGGAATGCGGGAACGGCTCGGGAAATTCCGCTCATTCCGGCTCTTCATGGAGATGTGCGTGCGGTGCGGCGCCTGCGCCGACAAGTGCCATTTTTACCTGGGGACGGGCGATCCCCGCAACATGCCGGTCCTGCGCGCCGAGCTCCTGCGCTCCGTGTACCGGGGCGAGTTTACCCTGTCCGGGAGGCTGTTCGGCAGGCTCGTGGGGGCGCGCCGTCTCACCGAGAGCGTGGTCAAGGAATGGTTCTACTATTTCTACCAGTGCACCGAGTGCCGGCGCTGTGCGGTCTACTGCCCGTACGGCATCGACACCGCCGAGATCACCATGATGGGCCGCGAGCTCCTCAACCTCGTCGGCGTGAACATCAACTGGATCGTGGAACCTGCGTCCAATTGCTTCCGGACCGGAAATCACCTCGGGCTCCAGCCGCACACCATCCGCGACAATATCGAGTTCGCGGTCGATGAGATAAAAGGGATCACCGGCGTCACCGTCGAGCCTTCCATAAACCGCAAGGGCGCCGAGCTTCTCTTCGTCATCCCGTCCGCCGATATCTTCGCCGATCCGCATATCTACACCTTCTACGGGTACCTGATGCTCCTTCACGAGTTGGGGATCGACTACACGTTCAGCGCGTACGCGTCGGAGGGGGGGAATTTCGGGCTCTTCCATTCCAACGAGCTCATGAAGCGCCTGAACGCGAAGATCTACGCGGAGGCGCGCCGGCTGGGCGTGAAATGGATACTGGGCGGCGAGTGCGGGCACATGTGGCGCGTGCTGCACCAGTACATGGATACGATGAACGGCCCGGCGGATTTCCTCGAGGTGCCGGCGTCCCCGGTGACGGGGACGGTATTCGAAAACGCGCGCTCGACGAAGATGGTGCACGTATGCGAATTCACGGCGGATCTCATCCATCACGGGAAGGTGAGGCTCGATCCCTCCCGCAACGACCGCCTGCGGGTCACCTACCACGATTCATGCAATCCCGCGCGGTCGATGGGCCTCTTCGACGAACCGCGCGCGATCATACGCGCGAGCTGCAATAATTTTTTCGAGATGCCCGAACAAACCATCCGCGAGCACACCTTCTGCTGCGGCAGCGGGTCGGGCATAGGTACGGATGAAAACCTTGAAATCCGGCTCCGGGGAGGGCTTCCGCGTGCGCAGGCCGTCAGCCACGTGCGCGAGCGCCACGACGTCAACACGCTTGCCTGTATCTGCGCGATCGATAAGGCGACGCTCCCCACGCTCCTGAATTTCTGGGTCCCCGGCGTGGAGGTTTACGGCGTCCATGAGCTCGTGGGAGACGCCCTCGTGATGCGCGGGGAATCGCCGCGCGCGACGACGCTCCGGGGCGAACCCCTCGCGGAGGAAACCAATGCGGGGGAATGA
- a CDS encoding cytochrome C, with protein MRGNERVKKIAIVFFWASILSVPLWWNLVRGTVRELPRPEMPVDVKECVLPAAEMRANHMNLLIAWREDAVRRGDRAPITVNGTLFEKSLTGTCLACHRKKDAFCDRCHNAVASHPACFDCHSDSAGARP; from the coding sequence ATGCGGGGGAATGAGCGCGTGAAGAAAATCGCAATCGTATTTTTTTGGGCGTCGATACTCTCCGTTCCCCTCTGGTGGAATCTCGTCCGGGGAACCGTGCGGGAGCTTCCCCGGCCCGAGATGCCGGTCGACGTAAAGGAATGCGTACTCCCCGCCGCCGAAATGCGGGCAAACCATATGAATCTGCTGATCGCGTGGCGTGAGGACGCGGTCAGGCGCGGCGACCGCGCGCCGATCACGGTAAACGGCACGCTATTTGAAAAAAGCCTTACGGGAACATGCCTTGCCTGTCACCGGAAGAAGGACGCCTTCTGCGACCGCTGTCACAATGCGGTCGCGTCACATCCGGCATGTTTCGATTGTCACAGCGATTCCGCGGGGGCCCGGCCATGA
- a CDS encoding menaquinol oxidoreductase — MFEKALHGSRRYWMLLATLGIIITAGAIAYRFQLREGLALTGLSRSVSWGLYIAQFTFLVGVAASAVTVVLPYYIHDYKTFGKITILGEFLAVPSVIMCLVFILVDLGQPFRVFHVIMYPSLSSLMFWDTVVLGMYLVLNIVIGWTVISAEYKRTAPPAWVKPLIYLSIPWAISIHTVTAFLYAGLPGRDLWLTAITGARFLASAFSSGPALLVLLCGMSRRFTGFDPGERAERSLAVIITYAFSAHVFFIVLEFFTAFYSGIPAQRASLAHLYWGWGDPGSLTIFTWVSIALGFGALGVLYSPARRRDGWLLAAVTAIFISVWLEKGLGFVVGGFIPDPLEHVAVYRPTAVESFIAAGVWAAGILVLVILFKITSGVRAQAQR; from the coding sequence ATGTTCGAAAAAGCGTTACACGGTTCACGACGATACTGGATGCTTCTTGCCACGCTGGGAATCATAATTACGGCGGGGGCGATCGCGTACCGATTCCAGCTCCGGGAGGGACTGGCGCTTACCGGCCTGTCGAGAAGCGTCTCGTGGGGACTCTACATCGCCCAGTTCACCTTTCTCGTCGGGGTCGCCGCATCCGCGGTGACGGTGGTTCTTCCTTATTACATTCACGATTACAAGACGTTCGGGAAAATCACCATCCTGGGGGAATTTCTCGCCGTGCCCTCGGTCATCATGTGCCTGGTATTCATCCTCGTGGACCTGGGACAGCCGTTCAGGGTTTTCCATGTGATCATGTACCCGTCGCTTTCGTCCCTCATGTTCTGGGACACCGTCGTGCTGGGCATGTACCTCGTGCTCAACATCGTCATCGGGTGGACGGTGATATCGGCGGAATATAAAAGAACGGCGCCTCCCGCCTGGGTGAAACCGCTCATATACCTCTCGATTCCCTGGGCGATCAGCATTCACACGGTGACCGCGTTTCTCTACGCCGGCCTGCCCGGCAGGGACCTCTGGCTCACCGCGATCACGGGGGCCCGCTTTCTCGCGTCGGCCTTTTCTTCCGGCCCCGCGCTCCTGGTGCTCCTGTGCGGCATGTCGCGCCGATTCACCGGTTTCGATCCGGGGGAGCGCGCGGAGCGGTCGCTTGCCGTGATAATCACCTACGCGTTCAGCGCGCACGTCTTTTTTATCGTCCTCGAGTTCTTCACCGCGTTCTACAGCGGGATCCCGGCGCAGCGGGCGTCGCTGGCCCACCTGTACTGGGGATGGGGCGATCCGGGCAGTCTCACGATCTTCACCTGGGTCTCGATCGCCCTCGGGTTTGGCGCGCTCGGCGTCCTGTATTCGCCCGCGCGGCGGCGGGACGGCTGGCTCCTGGCGGCGGTAACCGCGATTTTTATTTCGGTGTGGCTTGAAAAGGGGCTGGGTTTCGTCGTGGGCGGATTCATCCCCGATCCCTTGGAGCACGTCGCCGTGTATCGGCCCACGGCCGTCGAGTCGTTCATCGCGGCGGGGGTGTGGGCGGCGGGAATTCTCGTGCTGGTCATACTTTTTAAAATCACGTCAGGGGTACGCGCCCAGGCGCAGCGGTGA